In one window of Vallitalea okinawensis DNA:
- a CDS encoding response regulator yields the protein MSKIKVMIADDIEETRNVIKKILSMEKENFEITGEASNGEEVLKLIPEYKPDVVLMDINMPIMNGLEATEKITEAFPSVIVIIMSVQAKSEYLKKAMFCGAKEYIIKPFNYNDLIDTITATYEKQKERAIYSKTYEELGSNGKVISFYSSKGGVGKSVLSINSAITLSKTFKKKTLLLDLDLQYGDISMLANQHNDKTILDIIDDGQLASYSSIRPYLYEHNKKLDILFAPYNPEKAEYISKDAIEKMVSIFKKHYEFIVIDTGINFNDSTLNILDTSDLVLFIANMEMTTLRDTKLGLSVMETLNYDSNKVKVVVNSVTGKYGLSKKDVQDVFAEQLFSMIPEDIKNVRLSVNRGLPLCDNNKNRTLKIVKAIQTMCQEVVRCL from the coding sequence ATGAGTAAGATCAAGGTAATGATTGCTGACGATATAGAAGAAACAAGAAATGTTATTAAGAAGATACTATCCATGGAAAAAGAGAATTTTGAAATTACAGGAGAAGCTAGTAATGGTGAAGAGGTTTTAAAGTTGATACCTGAATATAAGCCTGATGTCGTCTTGATGGATATCAATATGCCTATTATGAACGGTCTTGAAGCCACTGAAAAAATTACTGAAGCCTTTCCATCTGTTATCGTTATTATCATGTCTGTTCAAGCAAAAAGTGAGTATCTGAAGAAAGCTATGTTTTGCGGTGCCAAGGAGTATATTATAAAACCCTTTAATTATAACGATTTAATTGATACTATAACGGCTACATATGAAAAGCAAAAGGAAAGAGCAATATATAGCAAAACCTATGAAGAGCTAGGATCTAATGGGAAGGTAATCAGTTTCTATAGTTCTAAAGGAGGCGTTGGCAAATCCGTGCTTTCCATCAATAGTGCTATTACTTTAAGTAAAACCTTTAAAAAGAAAACCCTACTATTGGATCTGGACTTACAGTATGGTGATATATCCATGCTAGCTAATCAACATAATGATAAAACTATACTAGATATTATTGATGATGGTCAGTTGGCTTCTTACTCTAGTATTCGACCTTATTTATACGAACATAATAAAAAACTCGATATTCTATTTGCGCCATATAACCCTGAAAAAGCAGAGTACATTAGTAAAGATGCAATAGAAAAAATGGTTAGTATATTTAAAAAACATTATGAGTTTATTGTTATAGATACAGGTATAAACTTTAATGATTCTACACTTAATATTCTCGATACATCGGATTTGGTACTTTTTATAGCTAATATGGAAATGACAACTTTAAGAGATACAAAACTTGGATTAAGCGTTATGGAGACTCTTAATTATGACAGTAATAAGGTAAAAGTTGTCGTTAATAGCGTTACAGGCAAGTATGGATTGAGTAAAAAAGATGTACAGGATGTTTTTGCGGAGCAATTATTCTCAATGATACCTGAAGATATAAAAAATGTTAGATTATCTGTAAATAGAGGTCTTCCATTATGTGATAATAATAAGAATAGAACTTTAAAGATTGTTAAAGCAATTCAAACCATGTGTCAAGAGGTGGTCAGATGTCTTTAA
- a CDS encoding Flp family type IVb pilin, whose product MLNIYNFLSSFLHNEEGQGMVEYALLIGLLAIASIVIVTALGTDIAAQFQTIIDKLNIPTS is encoded by the coding sequence ATGTTAAATATTTATAATTTCTTATCATCATTCTTACATAATGAAGAGGGGCAAGGTATGGTTGAGTATGCATTATTGATTGGATTATTAGCAATTGCATCTATAGTAATTGTTACAGCATTAGGAACGGATATAGCAGCTCAGTTCCAAACAATTATTGATAAACTCAATATACCTACATCTTAA
- a CDS encoding DUF192 domain-containing protein yields the protein MTIKTMISYKKFITKDLLIADTFIKRLCGFMFRKELHHEALMLKPCNSIHTFFMRCNIDVVFLDDDMTVVSKIEGLPPGKVIMPVKGVSTVVETKEGLLKDIQQGDRIWLESIS from the coding sequence ATGACAATTAAAACCATGATTAGTTATAAAAAGTTTATAACAAAGGATTTACTCATTGCAGATACTTTTATTAAGCGATTATGTGGATTTATGTTTAGAAAAGAATTGCATCATGAGGCACTCATGCTGAAACCGTGTAACAGTATACATACATTTTTTATGCGATGTAATATTGATGTTGTATTTTTAGATGATGATATGACAGTTGTCTCTAAAATTGAAGGGTTACCCCCTGGCAAGGTCATTATGCCAGTTAAGGGTGTCAGTACAGTAGTCGAAACAAAAGAAGGGTTGTTAAAGGATATACAACAAGGGGATAGAATATGGTTGGAATCAATCAGTTAA
- the cpaB gene encoding Flp pilus assembly protein CpaB, producing the protein MNNKVARRLFFIALILALLASGAVFIYLKSLDTVVVEEEKVTILIAAQQIPPRTIITREMITEIQIPEEAAYGSFINDLSKIVGEYSKETISKDERFHKDKIINNIEEELTLKISGNHRAVSINVNGESGVSDLIKPGDFVDVIVSLPQIKESERIIRPDISKMILQNIEVLSIDKNLFRDAEERVEIPTDYFITLSIPVYEVEKLVLAEDIGDLKLVLRPLEGDFIHGTEGIIWEELLLDDFYKMKDMFPQYEVKPVQGPEVNEGDYQYEKYYYYTIRYGDTLRSISEDFYGNPEKYELIKQVNRIEDEDEIVTGTGIKIPVLEGE; encoded by the coding sequence ATGAATAATAAGGTCGCTAGAAGATTATTTTTTATTGCCTTAATTTTAGCCTTATTAGCTTCTGGGGCGGTATTTATATATTTGAAATCACTGGATACAGTAGTAGTAGAAGAAGAGAAAGTAACCATTCTCATAGCAGCTCAACAGATACCACCAAGAACGATTATAACAAGAGAAATGATTACTGAAATACAGATACCTGAAGAAGCAGCATATGGTAGCTTCATTAATGACTTATCGAAGATAGTTGGTGAGTACTCAAAGGAAACAATATCAAAAGATGAAAGATTTCATAAGGATAAAATTATCAATAATATCGAAGAGGAATTAACTTTGAAGATTAGTGGTAATCATAGAGCCGTATCTATCAATGTAAATGGTGAGTCCGGTGTTTCAGACCTAATTAAGCCCGGAGATTTTGTAGATGTAATTGTTTCATTACCTCAAATTAAAGAAAGTGAGAGAATCATAAGACCTGATATATCTAAAATGATTCTTCAAAATATAGAAGTACTGTCTATAGATAAGAATCTTTTCAGAGATGCAGAGGAGCGAGTTGAAATACCTACTGACTATTTTATTACTTTATCTATTCCTGTCTACGAAGTAGAGAAGTTAGTTTTAGCAGAGGATATCGGAGACCTTAAACTAGTATTAAGACCGCTGGAAGGAGATTTTATCCATGGTACTGAAGGGATTATATGGGAAGAATTACTCCTTGATGACTTTTATAAGATGAAGGATATGTTCCCGCAGTATGAGGTGAAACCTGTGCAAGGTCCAGAAGTCAATGAAGGAGATTACCAATACGAAAAGTATTATTACTATACCATTCGGTATGGTGATACATTAAGATCAATTAGTGAAGATTTTTACGGTAATCCTGAAAAATATGAGCTGATCAAACAAGTTAATCGTATTGAAGATGAAGACGAAATAGTTACTGGAACAGGTATAAAAATCCCAGTGTTAGAGGGTGAATAG
- a CDS encoding type II secretion system F family protein: MILIALLLTFLCILTLSYAILFSIAMKGRPVDALKYYDKDFDAIDKMDGHKSNITILKSLSKLIPRITINKRRRNQLELDLIKADIPLKVEELQMLRFIISLLIAFTGYSITYDSILSLIIFIIIWMIPRIIINRRKNKRLLLFNEQINEAVMIISNSLKAGYSFLQALSVVVEETEDPLSKEFKRLLKEMRLGASTEDAFNNMLKRIDSEDLKLIVNAILIQKDIGGKLSEILDNIAETIRERQKIQMELKTLTAQGKLSGLIIMLIPVFLGVILYLFNRELIMLLFTTTMGITMLVTAVVNQFIGLVIIRKIVTIEM, from the coding sequence ATGATTCTTATTGCCCTATTATTAACTTTTCTATGTATATTAACTCTTAGTTATGCGATCTTATTTAGTATTGCTATGAAAGGAAGACCAGTGGATGCATTAAAGTACTATGACAAGGATTTTGATGCCATAGACAAAATGGATGGTCATAAGAGTAATATAACGATACTTAAAAGTCTTTCGAAATTAATACCTCGTATAACCATTAATAAAAGGAGAAGGAACCAACTAGAATTGGATCTAATAAAAGCAGATATACCTCTCAAAGTTGAAGAGTTACAAATGTTAAGATTCATCATCTCTCTTTTGATAGCTTTTACTGGGTATAGTATAACTTACGATAGTATATTAAGTTTGATTATTTTTATTATAATCTGGATGATCCCAAGAATAATCATTAATAGAAGAAAGAATAAACGCTTACTACTCTTCAATGAACAGATAAATGAAGCTGTGATGATTATATCCAATTCATTAAAAGCTGGTTATTCATTTTTACAAGCTTTATCAGTTGTTGTTGAAGAGACTGAAGATCCCTTATCTAAAGAATTTAAGAGGTTACTAAAAGAAATGCGGTTAGGAGCTTCAACAGAAGATGCCTTTAATAACATGTTGAAGAGAATAGATTCAGAAGATTTGAAGTTAATTGTTAATGCAATATTAATACAAAAAGATATTGGCGGAAAGCTTTCAGAAATTCTTGATAATATCGCAGAGACCATACGAGAAAGACAAAAAATTCAAATGGAATTGAAAACACTTACTGCTCAAGGTAAGCTATCCGGGCTTATTATTATGCTTATACCTGTTTTTCTAGGTGTTATTCTATACTTATTTAACAGGGAACTGATTATGCTTTTATTTACTACTACTATGGGAATAACCATGCTGGTGACGGCAGTTGTTAACCAGTTTATTGGGCTTGTAATTATTAGAAAAATCGTTACTATTGAAATGTAA
- a CDS encoding CpaF family protein codes for MSLKKRLEEMNTDKKSLKFVEKEVDPYLNLKMSIQNRVISELDIDFKDISEDNEELKEDIKYIIQKHIEQESLNMTNHQKNKINEELLNEIIGFGPITGLLRDEQVTEIMVNGPYQIYIEKNGKLMLTDAKFKDNNHVMHVIKKIVAPIGRRIDESSPMVDARLPNGSRVNAIIPPLAIDGPSITIRKFSEDPFQVDDLINFGTINSKMSQLLKYCVEGHLNIVVSGGTGSGKTTTLNVLSSFIPDSERIVTIEDAAELQLSQSHVIRLETRPANVEGKGEITIRDLVKNSLRMRPDRIIVGEVRSGETLDMLQAMNTGHDGSLTTGHANSPRDMLSRLETMVLMSGMNLPIRAIRDQVGSAIDLIIQQSRLMDGSRKITHITEVQGMEGDVIILQDIFKYEQRGLDSNNKVKGEYVFTGVMPSFIEKLREQGVTIPQDIFY; via the coding sequence ATGTCTTTAAAAAAAAGATTGGAAGAGATGAATACGGATAAGAAGTCTTTGAAGTTCGTTGAAAAAGAAGTCGATCCTTATTTGAACTTAAAAATGAGTATACAAAACAGAGTCATTAGTGAATTAGATATAGATTTTAAGGATATATCTGAAGATAATGAAGAATTAAAAGAGGATATAAAGTACATTATCCAAAAGCATATAGAACAAGAATCTCTTAATATGACTAATCACCAAAAGAATAAAATCAATGAAGAGCTATTAAATGAAATTATTGGGTTCGGACCTATAACAGGCTTACTGAGAGATGAACAAGTGACTGAAATTATGGTCAATGGACCTTATCAAATTTATATTGAAAAAAACGGTAAACTGATGTTAACCGATGCAAAATTCAAAGACAATAATCATGTCATGCATGTTATTAAAAAGATTGTAGCACCGATTGGAAGGAGAATTGATGAAAGTTCACCGATGGTTGATGCAAGACTCCCCAACGGTTCAAGAGTTAACGCAATAATCCCCCCTTTAGCCATCGATGGACCTTCCATTACCATCAGAAAATTTTCAGAAGATCCTTTTCAGGTGGATGATTTAATCAACTTTGGTACGATTAATTCAAAGATGTCTCAGTTACTAAAATATTGTGTAGAAGGTCATTTAAATATTGTGGTATCAGGAGGGACAGGAAGTGGTAAAACAACAACACTCAATGTATTATCTTCCTTTATACCAGATTCAGAAAGAATAGTTACCATTGAAGATGCAGCGGAATTACAACTTTCACAGAGTCATGTTATACGCTTGGAAACAAGACCAGCAAATGTAGAAGGTAAAGGAGAAATCACCATAAGGGATTTAGTAAAAAACAGCCTGAGAATGCGACCAGATCGAATAATTGTTGGAGAAGTGCGATCTGGAGAGACATTAGACATGTTGCAGGCTATGAATACAGGTCATGATGGATCTTTAACAACGGGTCATGCTAACTCACCAAGAGACATGCTTTCAAGGTTAGAGACAATGGTTCTTATGTCAGGAATGAATCTACCCATAAGGGCTATACGGGATCAGGTTGGTTCAGCCATTGATCTCATTATTCAACAATCAAGACTCATGGATGGTAGTCGAAAAATCACCCATATAACAGAGGTACAAGGAATGGAAGGCGATGTCATCATTCTCCAAGATATTTTTAAATATGAACAGAGAGGTCTTGATAGCAATAATAAAGTCAAAGGCGAGTATGTATTCACAGGCGTAATGCCCAGTTTTATTGAAAAGCTAAGAGAACAAGGTGTTACTATACCACAAGATATATTTTACTAA
- a CDS encoding response regulator — MKNGEIKVLITDDHDLIREGLKRIISFEEDIIVVGEANNGKKAISMIKDYRPDVLLLDMNMPIMDGLGVLRKLKEENSPLKTIVLTVENDSKTIHDAINIGADGYVLKDSAGEEIVDAVHSVYRGDKYIDKSLVALLFSGIQRPSAKENSILNELTEREVDVLFYISRGLSNKEIGEKLFISEKTVKNYATNLFRKLGVSDRVHATILALQHNIDDYYQKHYKK; from the coding sequence ATGAAAAATGGGGAAATTAAAGTGTTGATTACAGATGATCATGATCTAATTCGTGAGGGTCTAAAGAGAATTATTAGTTTTGAAGAGGATATCATAGTAGTAGGAGAAGCTAATAACGGTAAAAAGGCAATCTCAATGATAAAGGACTATCGTCCAGATGTCTTATTGCTTGATATGAATATGCCAATCATGGACGGGCTTGGGGTGTTAAGAAAATTAAAAGAAGAAAACAGTCCCTTGAAAACGATTGTACTTACAGTGGAAAACGATAGCAAGACGATTCATGATGCTATCAATATAGGTGCAGATGGCTATGTATTAAAAGATTCTGCTGGTGAAGAAATAGTTGATGCCGTTCATAGTGTTTATAGAGGCGATAAATATATAGATAAGTCCCTTGTTGCTCTGCTATTTTCAGGCATACAAAGACCAAGTGCTAAGGAAAATAGTATTTTGAATGAATTAACAGAACGAGAAGTAGATGTATTATTTTATATCTCAAGAGGTTTAAGTAATAAGGAAATAGGTGAAAAGTTATTTATATCGGAAAAGACTGTTAAAAATTATGCTACAAATTTATTTAGAAAGCTAGGCGTTAGCGATCGTGTACATGCTACAATATTGGCTCTTCAACATAATATTGATGATTATTACCAAAAGCATTACAAAAAATAG
- a CDS encoding pilus assembly protein TadG-related protein, protein MKVSDEQGNVAIILCIVIAVLFGFMAYVMDIGMVYSERMQLSNAIDSAVLAAALELPKDRAKAMDIAEQYLVSNNVSLTEANIVISEDDQSIEITTVRDVEHFFAPVLGIEDSTINLRAKAIVGPVKSVTGGIRPFAIELFEYSYGDEVTLKEGAGGGYHGNYGAVALGGRGACVFKKNSLYGYEGTISIGDEIDTEPGNMSGAVKSIQNYINADPYSFENFERDSRRIWTVPIVDSLDVNGRKEVTVIGFAQVFVEDIKKKSGKMEIDGRFMQYVANGEVDKNAMDTGTYAVKLDKLY, encoded by the coding sequence ATGAAAGTTTCAGATGAACAAGGAAACGTAGCCATTATTTTATGTATAGTTATTGCAGTTCTTTTTGGATTTATGGCGTATGTTATGGATATAGGAATGGTCTATTCGGAAAGAATGCAGTTATCCAATGCCATTGATTCAGCTGTGCTAGCCGCAGCACTTGAGTTACCTAAAGATCGAGCAAAGGCTATGGATATTGCAGAGCAGTATCTTGTTAGTAATAATGTCAGTCTTACTGAAGCTAACATTGTAATCAGTGAGGATGATCAGAGCATCGAAATAACAACGGTACGAGATGTAGAACATTTTTTTGCGCCTGTACTTGGTATTGAAGATAGTACTATTAACCTAAGAGCAAAGGCTATCGTAGGTCCTGTTAAATCAGTAACCGGTGGCATTAGGCCATTTGCCATTGAATTATTTGAATACAGTTATGGCGATGAGGTCACATTGAAGGAAGGCGCCGGAGGAGGCTACCATGGAAACTATGGTGCAGTGGCGCTTGGAGGGCGAGGTGCCTGTGTTTTCAAAAAGAATTCACTTTATGGTTATGAAGGAACAATTTCCATAGGTGATGAAATTGATACAGAACCAGGAAACATGTCTGGTGCAGTAAAAAGCATACAGAACTATATCAATGCTGATCCTTATTCTTTTGAGAATTTTGAGAGGGATTCAAGAAGAATATGGACTGTACCCATTGTAGATAGTCTTGATGTTAATGGGAGGAAAGAAGTTACTGTAATAGGATTTGCACAAGTGTTTGTAGAAGATATTAAGAAGAAATCTGGAAAAATGGAGATTGATGGAAGGTTCATGCAATATGTAGCTAATGGTGAAGTTGATAAGAATGCCATGGATACAGGCACGTATGCAGTAAAACTAGATAAGTTGTATTAG
- a CDS encoding DUF4179 domain-containing protein, with protein sequence MNNLEKMLRQKGIEIDQVHPPQEMETRLRQALSRQQSNSRDTKWKLKLAVILLSMLVIGYNFDTLAHYGKKLIGYDQVMNGTLRELNDLGKGQIIGESYTFDNGVVITLDGVMLDANQLLVFYTVHDDRGIEEFMDHLNSICIKGVFEHQFESSQGIINDDKTEIKYVAEFQTPYFFEKKLDFTYTFYKDNKWENGNITFNLDRNKAMGHSLKKNLNLDITKDDNTFHFESITVSPTSTVIKGSIQNSLELISDHLKGERTRPDDLDIKLYANGEEVNWQGRGLSTDMKGIQFDFSFDTLPTPLDELQLELISFTADHDVNEQIVLDKGTQKTSFEIHGQRIEVLDAYKKEGDTYVTIETVENTVLTEVYLVIDDEVIELLETLEGDFVKTKEGIFHRRTLHFPGNGEELILDIRRMTYTTVYNELLDIPID encoded by the coding sequence ATGAATAATTTAGAGAAGATGCTTAGACAAAAAGGGATAGAAATAGATCAAGTACATCCACCTCAGGAAATGGAGACTAGATTACGACAGGCATTAAGTAGACAGCAGTCCAATTCCAGGGACACTAAATGGAAGCTTAAGTTGGCGGTTATCCTCCTTAGTATGCTTGTTATAGGATATAATTTTGATACACTAGCTCATTATGGGAAGAAGCTTATAGGTTACGACCAAGTCATGAATGGTACTTTAAGAGAACTTAATGACCTAGGGAAAGGACAAATCATAGGTGAGAGTTATACTTTTGATAATGGTGTTGTGATAACCTTAGATGGCGTCATGTTAGATGCTAATCAGTTATTAGTGTTCTACACAGTACATGATGATAGAGGTATAGAGGAGTTTATGGACCATTTAAATAGTATATGTATTAAAGGGGTTTTTGAACATCAATTTGAATCTTCCCAAGGTATCATTAATGATGATAAAACAGAAATCAAATATGTAGCTGAATTTCAAACGCCTTATTTTTTTGAAAAAAAGCTTGATTTTACTTATACATTCTATAAGGATAACAAATGGGAAAATGGAAACATTACTTTTAATCTTGATAGAAACAAAGCAATGGGTCATAGCTTAAAGAAAAATCTCAATTTAGATATTACTAAAGATGATAATACATTCCATTTCGAGTCTATTACGGTTTCACCTACAAGCACAGTCATTAAAGGGTCCATCCAAAATAGTCTGGAGCTGATTTCAGATCATCTTAAAGGTGAAAGAACTCGACCAGACGATTTAGATATCAAACTCTATGCTAATGGAGAAGAAGTGAATTGGCAAGGGAGGGGACTAAGTACAGATATGAAAGGCATTCAATTTGATTTTTCATTTGATACATTGCCAACACCTCTGGATGAGCTACAGCTAGAATTGATAAGCTTTACTGCTGACCATGATGTTAATGAACAAATAGTATTAGATAAAGGCACGCAAAAGACCAGTTTTGAAATACATGGTCAAAGGATTGAAGTTCTGGATGCTTATAAAAAAGAAGGAGATACTTATGTAACAATTGAAACAGTAGAAAATACGGTTCTTACAGAAGTCTATTTAGTTATAGATGATGAAGTAATCGAGTTGTTAGAAACCTTAGAAGGTGATTTTGTTAAAACAAAAGAGGGAATCTTTCATAGGAGAACGTTACATTTCCCAGGTAATGGAGAGGAGCTTATATTAGACATACGAAGAATGACATATACCACGGTTTACAATGAATTATTAGATATACCGATTGATTAA
- a CDS encoding TadE/TadG family type IV pilus assembly protein — protein sequence MKIITPLKNEKGQSLVEFAIILPLVLIIILGIIEFGIMFNAYLTITSASREGARLGAVGGSDSEIESLISSITPQLNADKLVVTITPSEGARDRGDSITVTASYDYQVLIPLLGDIISNLVDLTAQTVMRVE from the coding sequence ATGAAAATAATAACACCCTTAAAAAATGAAAAAGGTCAATCCCTAGTAGAATTTGCAATCATCCTTCCCCTGGTGCTTATAATTATACTAGGGATTATTGAATTTGGAATAATGTTTAATGCTTACTTGACAATTACCAGTGCATCACGAGAGGGAGCTCGATTAGGGGCGGTTGGGGGATCAGATTCGGAGATAGAGTCCCTGATTTCAAGCATCACCCCTCAATTAAATGCCGACAAACTAGTCGTTACAATTACTCCATCAGAAGGAGCTAGAGATAGAGGAGATTCCATTACAGTTACTGCTAGCTATGATTATCAGGTCTTAATCCCCTTACTAGGTGATATTATCAGTAACTTAGTCGATCTGACCGCACAAACTGTAATGCGTGTAGAGTGA
- a CDS encoding RNA polymerase sigma factor — protein MLETELLIKRAKQGDKEALLKLIMDQEQDYYRLAYTYMRNEDDALDALEDMIVIIYEKIQSLKKEKSFYSWSKTILVNRCKKLLKDKKKIVSMDFIEERACLGGLEGKEETMLIEEHLTKLNKKHQEVIRLHYYLDYDYQTISQLLHIPLGTVKSRMSIGIKKLKESLGGGFHE, from the coding sequence GTGTTGGAAACTGAGCTGCTGATTAAAAGAGCAAAGCAAGGAGATAAAGAGGCATTACTGAAATTGATTATGGATCAAGAGCAGGATTACTATAGATTAGCTTATACATACATGAGAAATGAGGATGATGCTTTAGATGCTTTGGAAGATATGATTGTTATTATCTATGAGAAGATCCAGAGCCTAAAAAAAGAGAAAAGCTTTTATAGCTGGAGCAAAACCATCTTGGTTAATCGTTGTAAGAAGCTATTAAAAGATAAGAAAAAAATTGTATCAATGGATTTTATAGAAGAACGTGCTTGTTTAGGTGGGCTAGAAGGGAAAGAAGAAACGATGCTCATAGAAGAACATCTTACGAAGCTTAATAAAAAGCACCAAGAAGTAATTAGGTTACATTATTACCTTGATTATGATTACCAAACAATAAGTCAATTACTTCACATCCCATTGGGAACAGTAAAATCTCGAATGTCCATAGGTATCAAGAAGTTGAAGGAAAGTTTAGGAGGTGGTTTTCATGAATAA
- a CDS encoding type II secretion system F family protein, with the protein MLYLTAVIIFILTLIIFYVLLSILNKDKLILEDRLEQIEFINKGPIDNLEKRSLSERVIQPLYNSLSNVYFKWTPSYKVDLLNKKLERAGVLRNNTAERWMFNKTLLIIVFSLLFGLLTYNLKSNIFTSLVIALMVVMLINTLYRFYLARRISLKKNAIRRDLPYTLDLITVSVEAGLSFDGAIAKVVDTIEGELSSEFAKTLKEMRMGIEKKIALKNMSQRCDLKELSMLITSLIQADELGVSLGRVLRIEAAGLRENIKQAAREKAMKAPVKMLFPLVIFIFPAIFVIILGPIIIRMSEVF; encoded by the coding sequence GTGCTATATCTAACTGCTGTTATCATTTTTATTCTTACACTTATCATTTTTTATGTTCTGCTATCTATTTTAAATAAAGACAAATTAATCCTAGAAGATAGATTAGAACAAATTGAGTTTATCAATAAAGGTCCTATAGACAATTTGGAGAAAAGATCTCTTTCAGAGAGGGTTATCCAACCCCTTTATAATTCATTAAGTAACGTGTATTTTAAATGGACACCCAGCTATAAAGTTGACCTTCTTAATAAAAAGTTAGAGAGAGCTGGGGTACTTAGAAATAATACTGCTGAGAGGTGGATGTTCAATAAAACGTTACTCATCATCGTTTTTTCATTATTGTTTGGTTTGTTAACTTATAACTTAAAGTCCAATATATTCACTTCTTTAGTTATTGCATTGATGGTAGTCATGTTAATCAATACGCTCTATCGCTTCTATTTAGCTAGAAGAATCAGTCTTAAGAAGAATGCTATAAGGAGGGACTTACCTTACACATTAGATCTAATAACAGTTAGTGTAGAAGCCGGGCTTTCTTTCGATGGAGCAATAGCAAAAGTTGTTGATACAATTGAAGGAGAGCTATCAAGTGAGTTTGCCAAAACCCTGAAAGAGATGAGAATGGGAATCGAGAAAAAAATAGCCCTAAAAAACATGAGTCAAAGATGTGATTTGAAAGAACTTTCTATGTTGATAACATCCTTAATTCAAGCCGATGAGCTTGGTGTAAGTTTAGGAAGAGTGCTTCGAATCGAAGCAGCAGGCTTAAGAGAGAATATCAAACAGGCAGCTAGAGAAAAAGCTATGAAAGCACCTGTAAAGATGTTATTTCCTTTAGTTATTTTCATCTTTCCAGCCATCTTTGTTATTATTTTAGGCCCTATTATTATCCGTATGTCAGAGGTTTTTTAG